One genomic segment of Nocardia spumae includes these proteins:
- a CDS encoding acyl-CoA dehydrogenase family protein: MFVLDDDEKAIADTARSFADELLAPNALEWDEHKHFPIDVLRKAGSLGLGGIYVGEDVGGSGLRRLDAVRIFEQLATGCPAIAAYISIHNMACWMIDSYGTEAQRNRWLPGLTSMDLLASYALTEPGVGSDAAALNTRAVRDGDDYLLTGVKQFISGAGSTDVYVLMARTDDAGARGISAFIVPADTPGISFGANEKKMGWNAQPTRQVVLDEARVPAANLLGGEGNGFRIAMNGLNGGRLNIAACSLGGGQTALDRTVAYMAQRTAFGARLLDNAALQFDLADMRTSLEAARTLLWRSAAALDADAADKVELCAMAKRFATDAGFDVANKALQLHGGYGYLAEYGIEKIVRDLRVHQILEGTNEIMRVVVARSVVGAA, encoded by the coding sequence ATGTTCGTACTCGACGACGACGAGAAGGCGATCGCCGATACCGCGCGAAGTTTCGCCGACGAGTTGCTCGCCCCGAACGCGCTGGAATGGGACGAGCACAAGCACTTTCCCATCGATGTCCTGCGCAAGGCCGGATCGCTCGGCCTGGGCGGTATCTACGTCGGTGAGGATGTCGGCGGTTCCGGGCTGCGCCGTCTGGACGCGGTGCGGATCTTCGAGCAGCTGGCCACCGGCTGCCCCGCGATCGCCGCCTACATCTCGATCCACAACATGGCCTGCTGGATGATCGACAGCTACGGCACCGAGGCGCAGCGCAATCGGTGGCTGCCGGGCCTGACCTCGATGGATCTGCTGGCCAGCTACGCGCTCACCGAACCCGGTGTCGGATCGGACGCGGCGGCGCTGAACACCAGGGCCGTGCGCGACGGTGACGACTATCTGCTCACCGGCGTCAAGCAGTTCATCTCCGGCGCCGGCAGCACCGATGTGTATGTGCTGATGGCACGGACCGACGACGCCGGCGCCCGCGGCATCTCGGCATTCATCGTGCCCGCCGATACGCCCGGAATCTCCTTCGGCGCCAACGAGAAGAAGATGGGCTGGAACGCGCAGCCGACCCGCCAGGTCGTCCTCGACGAGGCCCGGGTGCCGGCGGCGAACCTGCTCGGCGGTGAGGGCAACGGTTTCCGGATCGCGATGAACGGGCTCAACGGCGGGCGGCTCAACATCGCGGCCTGCTCCCTCGGCGGCGGTCAGACCGCACTGGACCGGACCGTGGCGTATATGGCGCAGCGCACGGCATTCGGCGCCCGGCTGCTCGACAACGCGGCACTGCAGTTCGACCTCGCCGATATGCGCACCTCGCTGGAGGCGGCGCGGACCCTGCTGTGGCGGTCGGCGGCGGCACTCGACGCCGATGCCGCCGACAAGGTGGAACTGTGCGCGATGGCCAAGCGCTTCGCCACCGATGCGGGATTCGACGTGGCCAACAAGGCCCTGCAATTGCACGGCGGCTACGGCTATCTGGCCGAATACGGAATCGAGAAGATCGTGCGCGATCTGCGCGTCCACCAGATTCTCGAGGGCACCAACGAGATCATGCGGGTCGTCGTGGCCCGTTCGGTAGTCGGCGCGGCATGA
- a CDS encoding amidohydrolase family protein — protein sequence MDLAGISVVDAHIHQWDPLNTPRDFSMLAKLFRFVPVPVDKAARLAPKRDRDFVGTPDAYLRPYLPADYRADVDTVPVEALVHIEVEWAGRAPDAKADETRWVASLPFGVDTPALGAIIGSGDPALPGFAELIDKHQSASPLFRGIRTMVAHHPDTGVRSFCAAEGALSAPAFLDGFAVLAERGLSFEAWVYSHQIPEVTALARRYPEVTIVLNHLGTPAGIFGSVGKDTGTNPGRRRELFVRWRDDIATLATHPNVVAKVSGLAMPILGHPVPVRGSTTSVAELLDRTAPLLHHAFDVFGAQRLIWGSNYPVDKPITTIANSAQAVVDVLADRGGSAEELEQVFRTNAQRTYGIDAELLT from the coding sequence ATGGACCTCGCCGGTATCAGCGTTGTGGACGCACATATCCATCAGTGGGATCCGCTGAATACCCCGCGGGATTTCAGCATGCTCGCCAAGCTGTTCCGGTTCGTCCCGGTACCGGTCGACAAGGCCGCGCGGCTGGCGCCCAAGCGCGATCGCGATTTCGTGGGCACTCCGGACGCCTATCTGCGGCCGTATCTGCCCGCGGACTACCGCGCGGATGTGGACACCGTGCCGGTGGAGGCGCTGGTGCACATCGAGGTCGAATGGGCCGGGCGCGCGCCGGATGCCAAGGCCGACGAGACGCGGTGGGTGGCCAGCCTGCCGTTCGGTGTCGACACCCCGGCGCTGGGCGCGATCATCGGCAGCGGCGATCCGGCCCTGCCCGGCTTCGCCGAACTCATCGATAAGCACCAATCCGCGTCACCGCTGTTCCGCGGTATCCGCACCATGGTCGCCCACCATCCCGATACGGGGGTGCGCTCGTTCTGCGCCGCCGAGGGGGCGCTGTCGGCACCGGCCTTCCTCGACGGTTTCGCGGTGCTCGCCGAACGCGGGCTGTCGTTCGAGGCGTGGGTGTACTCGCATCAGATCCCGGAGGTCACGGCGCTCGCGCGACGCTATCCCGAGGTGACCATCGTGCTCAACCATCTCGGCACGCCCGCCGGGATTTTCGGGTCGGTCGGCAAGGACACCGGCACCAATCCGGGCCGGCGGCGGGAATTGTTCGTGCGGTGGCGCGACGATATCGCCACGCTCGCAACCCATCCCAATGTCGTGGCGAAGGTCAGCGGCCTGGCCATGCCGATCCTGGGTCATCCGGTGCCGGTGCGCGGCAGTACGACCTCGGTGGCCGAACTGCTCGATCGCACCGCCCCGCTGCTGCACCACGCTTTCGACGTCTTCGGCGCGCAGCGGCTGATCTGGGGCTCGAACTACCCGGTGGACAAACCGATTACGACCATCGCCAATAGCGCCCAGGCCGTGGTGGACGTGCTCGCCGATCGCGGCGGGAGCGCCGAGGAACTCGAGCAGGTCTTCCGCACCAACGCCCAGCGCACCTACGGCATCGATGCCGAACTGCTGACCTGA
- a CDS encoding NAD(P)H-binding protein — protein sequence MLLVTGATGNIGRELVRELASAEAEFRILVRDPRRAAALPERAQRVVGDLDDARTYIPALEGVDRLFLLVPGIGLDHTRDMVAAAKVAGVGRIVLLSSYNVMGDPIPAMGRWHHQRETIVRNSGIPATILRPGGLMTNALEWAPAIRAGRAVDDPTGPGRYAPVDPADIAAVAAAVLTGEGHEGMEYYLTGAQLFTIAEQVSVIAAAIGRDIEIREAATPEQAVASRYPNGAPAALAAAIVEGFTLMRRDTTGFRTATVERILGRRPHTFAQWCARNLAAFRPEDGS from the coding sequence ATGCTACTTGTCACCGGAGCGACCGGGAACATCGGCCGCGAGCTCGTGCGTGAGCTGGCGAGCGCGGAGGCCGAGTTCCGCATCCTGGTCCGGGATCCGCGCCGCGCCGCCGCACTGCCGGAGCGAGCTCAGCGGGTGGTCGGCGATCTCGACGACGCGAGGACCTACATCCCGGCACTCGAGGGCGTCGACCGGCTGTTCCTGCTCGTTCCCGGCATCGGCCTCGACCACACCCGTGACATGGTCGCCGCGGCGAAAGTGGCCGGGGTCGGGCGGATCGTGTTGCTGTCGTCGTACAACGTGATGGGTGATCCGATCCCCGCGATGGGCCGCTGGCATCACCAGCGCGAGACCATCGTCCGGAACTCGGGAATTCCCGCGACGATCCTGCGGCCCGGCGGGTTGATGACCAACGCTCTCGAGTGGGCGCCGGCGATCCGGGCCGGCCGCGCGGTCGACGACCCGACCGGTCCCGGGCGCTACGCGCCGGTCGACCCCGCCGATATCGCGGCCGTGGCCGCTGCCGTCCTCACCGGTGAGGGCCACGAGGGGATGGAGTACTACCTCACCGGTGCGCAGCTGTTCACGATCGCCGAACAGGTGTCGGTCATCGCGGCCGCGATCGGCCGCGATATCGAGATCCGCGAGGCCGCCACGCCCGAGCAGGCCGTCGCGTCGCGGTATCCGAACGGCGCCCCGGCCGCGCTCGCCGCCGCCATCGTCGAAGGATTCACGCTGATGCGCCGAGACACCACCGGGTTCCGCACCGCGACGGTGGAACGCATCCTCGGACGCCGCCCGCACACCTTCGCGCAGTGGTGTGCACGCAACCTCGCGGCCTTCCGTCCCGAGGACGGGTCGTGA
- the icmF gene encoding fused isobutyryl-CoA mutase/GTPase IcmF: MAELHVPVHPVRFVTSAALFDGHDAAINIMRRILQSQGAEVIHLGHNRAVHEVVDAVLTEDVQGVAVSSYQGGHVEYFEYLASALREAGAGHVRIFGGGGGVIVAEEIERLAAAGVRIFSPEDGQQLGLPGMINQLVRACDVDLSTDPAPIDAVLAGERFALARTMTCLQADALPASELEQLRAAAASRTVPVLGITGTGGSGKSSLTDELVRRLRSDQQDKLRVAILAVDPTRRRGGGALLGDRIRMNSLDSEHIYFRSLATRGAHELPTNIDAMILACKAAGYDLVILETPGIGQGDAAIIDHVDLSMYVMTPEFGAASQLEKIDMLDFADMVAINKFERRGAEDALRDVSRQLVRNREAFGSAPEDMPVFGTSAATFNDDGVTALYQHLAARLSEHGPTLPAGVLPRVDTRASTRFAQIIPPSRVRYLAEIAETVRDYHDETRRQVAAAQRVQRFDQVLTELPEGSTARAELTRLRDDATGAVSAESAALLKNWPELAESYRGDEQIVRVRDREIRTTLRRISLSDSSIPRVALPRFTDHGELLRFLRAENLPGYFPFTGGVFPFKRDNEDPARMFAGEGDPFRTNRRFKVLSEHAEAKRLSTAFDSVTLYGHDPAPRPDIYGKVGTSGVSIATVDDMKALYDGFDLAAPTTSVSMTINGPAPTILAFFLNTAIDQALQRFREANGREPAADEAADIRARTLSTVRGTVQADILKEDQGQNTCIFSTEFSLRMMADIQEWFVRNRVRNFYSVSISGYHIAEAGANPISQLAFTLANGFTYVEAYLARGMDIDDFAPNLSFFFSNGMDPEYSVIGRVARRIWAITMRDKYGAGDRSQKLKYHIQTSGRSLHAQEMNFNDIRTTLQALIAIYDNCNSLHTNAYDEAVTTPTEESVRRALAIQLIINKEWGLAMNENPLQGSFIIDELTDLVEEAVLVEFERISERGGVLGAMETGYQRGRIQDESMRYEHRKHDGSLPIIGVNTFRNPHGQTHQVLELARGTEAEKQSQLRRTEDFVTTHRDSAQEALTRLEAAARGDDNVFEVLMDAARVCTLQQITDCFFTVGGQYRRNV, from the coding sequence ATGGCCGAGCTGCACGTTCCGGTCCACCCCGTACGCTTCGTCACCTCGGCTGCGCTGTTCGACGGCCACGACGCGGCGATCAACATCATGCGGCGAATTCTGCAGTCACAGGGTGCGGAGGTGATCCACCTCGGGCACAACCGCGCGGTCCACGAGGTGGTCGACGCGGTGCTGACCGAGGATGTGCAGGGCGTGGCGGTCAGCTCCTATCAGGGCGGTCATGTCGAGTACTTCGAATATCTGGCGTCGGCGTTGCGCGAGGCGGGCGCGGGGCATGTGCGGATCTTCGGCGGTGGCGGTGGTGTCATCGTGGCCGAGGAGATCGAGCGGCTCGCGGCGGCCGGGGTGCGCATCTTCTCCCCCGAGGACGGTCAGCAGCTCGGACTGCCCGGGATGATCAACCAACTCGTACGGGCCTGCGATGTGGATCTGTCGACCGATCCCGCACCGATCGACGCGGTGCTGGCGGGTGAGCGATTCGCGTTGGCGCGCACCATGACCTGTCTGCAGGCCGATGCCCTCCCGGCATCCGAGCTCGAACAACTGCGTGCCGCCGCCGCGAGTCGCACGGTCCCGGTACTGGGTATCACGGGCACCGGCGGCTCCGGAAAGTCCTCGCTCACCGACGAACTCGTGCGCCGGCTGCGCAGCGATCAGCAGGACAAGCTGCGGGTGGCCATCCTCGCGGTCGATCCGACCCGGCGGCGCGGCGGTGGCGCACTGCTCGGTGACCGCATCCGGATGAATTCGCTCGACAGCGAGCACATCTACTTCCGCTCCCTCGCCACCCGCGGCGCCCACGAACTGCCGACCAATATCGACGCGATGATCCTCGCGTGCAAGGCGGCCGGATACGACCTGGTGATTCTCGAAACGCCCGGTATCGGTCAGGGCGATGCGGCGATCATCGACCATGTCGACCTCTCGATGTATGTGATGACACCGGAATTCGGCGCCGCGTCCCAGCTCGAGAAGATCGACATGCTCGATTTCGCGGATATGGTGGCGATCAACAAATTCGAACGCCGCGGCGCCGAGGACGCGCTGCGCGATGTCTCGCGCCAGCTCGTGCGCAACCGGGAGGCGTTCGGTTCCGCACCCGAGGACATGCCGGTATTCGGAACCAGCGCGGCGACTTTCAACGACGACGGGGTGACCGCGCTCTACCAGCATCTGGCCGCGCGATTGAGCGAGCACGGACCGACGCTGCCGGCGGGCGTGCTGCCCCGGGTCGACACTCGCGCCTCCACCCGGTTCGCGCAGATCATTCCGCCGAGCCGGGTGCGGTATCTGGCCGAGATCGCCGAGACCGTGCGCGATTACCACGACGAGACCCGCCGGCAGGTGGCCGCGGCACAGCGGGTGCAGCGCTTCGACCAGGTACTGACCGAACTGCCGGAGGGCTCCACCGCACGCGCCGAACTGACCCGGCTGCGCGACGACGCGACCGGGGCGGTGAGCGCGGAATCGGCCGCACTCCTGAAGAATTGGCCGGAACTGGCGGAGTCCTACCGCGGCGACGAGCAGATCGTGCGGGTCCGCGACCGGGAGATCCGCACGACACTGCGCCGGATCTCGCTGTCCGACAGCTCGATTCCACGCGTGGCACTGCCGCGCTTCACCGATCACGGTGAGCTGTTGCGATTCCTGCGCGCGGAGAATCTGCCGGGATATTTCCCCTTCACCGGCGGCGTCTTCCCCTTCAAGCGCGACAACGAGGATCCGGCGCGGATGTTCGCCGGTGAGGGCGATCCGTTCCGGACCAACCGTCGATTCAAGGTGCTCTCGGAGCACGCCGAGGCCAAGCGGCTGTCGACCGCCTTCGACTCGGTGACCCTCTACGGCCACGATCCGGCGCCGCGGCCCGATATCTACGGAAAGGTCGGCACCTCGGGGGTTTCCATCGCCACCGTCGACGATATGAAGGCGCTCTACGACGGCTTCGACCTCGCCGCCCCGACCACCTCGGTGTCGATGACGATCAACGGACCGGCGCCGACGATTCTGGCGTTCTTCCTCAACACCGCGATCGACCAGGCGCTGCAACGGTTCCGCGAGGCCAACGGGCGCGAGCCCGCCGCCGACGAGGCCGCCGATATCCGCGCCCGGACCCTGTCGACGGTGCGCGGCACGGTACAGGCCGACATCCTCAAGGAGGATCAGGGGCAGAACACCTGCATCTTCTCCACCGAGTTCAGCCTGCGCATGATGGCCGATATCCAGGAATGGTTCGTGCGCAATCGGGTTCGCAACTTCTACTCGGTGTCGATCTCCGGCTATCACATCGCCGAGGCCGGGGCCAATCCGATCAGTCAGCTGGCGTTCACACTCGCCAACGGCTTCACCTATGTGGAGGCCTATCTGGCGCGCGGGATGGATATCGACGACTTCGCGCCGAATCTGTCGTTCTTCTTCTCCAACGGTATGGATCCGGAGTATTCGGTGATCGGCCGGGTGGCGCGGCGGATCTGGGCGATCACCATGCGCGACAAGTACGGCGCGGGCGACCGTTCACAGAAGCTGAAGTACCACATTCAGACCTCCGGGCGATCGCTGCACGCCCAGGAGATGAACTTCAACGACATCCGCACCACCCTGCAGGCCCTGATCGCCATCTACGACAACTGCAACAGCCTGCACACCAATGCCTACGACGAGGCGGTGACGACGCCCACCGAGGAATCGGTGCGCCGCGCTCTGGCCATCCAGTTGATCATCAACAAGGAGTGGGGCCTGGCGATGAACGAGAACCCGCTGCAGGGCAGTTTCATCATCGACGAGCTGACCGACCTGGTCGAGGAGGCGGTGCTCGTCGAATTCGAGCGCATCAGTGAGCGGGGCGGGGTGCTCGGGGCGATGGAGACCGGATATCAGCGCGGCCGAATCCAGGACGAATCGATGCGCTACGAGCACCGCAAACACGATGGCTCGCTGCCGATCATCGGGGTCAACACCTTCCGCAATCCGCACGGGCAGACTCACCAGGTGCTGGAACTGGCGCGCGGTACCGAGGCCGAGAAGCAATCCCAGCTGCGACGCACCGAGGACTTCGTCACCACACATCGCGACAGCGCACAGGAGGCGCTGACCCGGCTCGAAGCCGCCGCGCGCGGTGACGACAACGTCTTCGAGGTCCTGATGGACGCCGCCCGCGTCTGCACCCTCCAGCAGATCACCGACTGCTTCTTCACCGTCGGCGGGCAATACCGCCGCAATGTGTGA
- a CDS encoding enoyl-CoA hydratase/isomerase family protein, producing MTEAEVLFDKRDGVGTITLNRPKAINALNHPMAQAILATLREWAVDDEVRTVVLTGAGERGLCAGGDIVAIHTDAKNTVAAGDSAYAAAASPSGRFWRDEYILNALIGRYPKPYVAIMDGIVMGGGVGLSAHGNRRIVTERSMVGMPETGIGFVPDVGGTYLLSHAPGELGTHVALTTARMGAGDAIAAGFADHFVPAERIPDLLAELRRTDADAAIAVFAQPAPVSDLAAQRSWIDTCYSAGTVEEIVARLQGYDAPEAAKAAGDVLSKSPVALKVTLRSLRNARGAAHLEQALDEEYRVSAAALTSHDLVEGIRAQVIDKDRNPQWSPATLAEVSDALVDSYFAELGDRELGLREPQEQR from the coding sequence ATGACCGAAGCGGAAGTTCTGTTCGACAAGCGTGACGGCGTCGGCACGATCACGCTCAACCGGCCCAAGGCGATCAACGCGCTCAATCATCCGATGGCGCAGGCGATTCTGGCCACCCTGCGGGAGTGGGCCGTCGACGACGAGGTGCGCACGGTGGTGCTCACCGGCGCGGGTGAGCGCGGACTGTGCGCAGGCGGCGATATCGTCGCCATTCACACCGATGCGAAGAATACCGTCGCAGCCGGTGATTCGGCCTATGCGGCCGCGGCGTCGCCGAGCGGGCGGTTCTGGCGTGACGAGTACATTCTCAACGCGCTCATCGGCCGGTACCCGAAGCCGTACGTGGCGATCATGGACGGCATCGTGATGGGTGGCGGGGTCGGCCTGTCCGCGCACGGCAACCGTCGCATCGTGACCGAGCGGTCGATGGTCGGCATGCCCGAGACAGGTATCGGATTCGTCCCCGATGTCGGTGGCACCTATCTGCTGTCGCACGCGCCGGGTGAGCTCGGTACCCACGTGGCGCTGACGACCGCGCGGATGGGTGCCGGCGATGCGATCGCCGCCGGATTCGCCGACCATTTCGTTCCGGCCGAACGCATTCCGGATCTACTGGCCGAACTGCGCCGCACCGATGCCGATGCGGCGATCGCGGTTTTCGCGCAGCCCGCGCCGGTGTCCGATCTCGCGGCGCAGCGGTCCTGGATCGACACCTGCTACAGCGCCGGCACGGTCGAGGAGATCGTCGCCCGCCTGCAGGGCTACGACGCTCCGGAGGCGGCCAAGGCGGCCGGTGACGTGCTGTCGAAATCGCCGGTGGCGCTGAAGGTGACGTTGCGCTCGCTGCGCAACGCCCGTGGCGCCGCGCATCTCGAGCAGGCGCTCGACGAGGAATATCGGGTCTCGGCAGCCGCTCTGACCAGCCATGATCTGGTCGAGGGCATCCGCGCCCAGGTGATCGACAAGGACCGCAATCCGCAGTGGTCGCCCGCGACCCTCGCCGAGGTGTCCGACGCGCTGGTGGACAGCTATTTCGCCGAGCTCGGTGACCGGGAACTCGGCCTTCGTGAACCCCAGGAACAACGGTGA
- the mmsB gene encoding 3-hydroxyisobutyrate dehydrogenase, with protein sequence MSVTTKVAFLGLGHMGGPMAANLVRAGYEVLAFDPVPAAQEQARADGATVVDTAAGATAEAEVVITMLPNGRIVLDVYADVLAAAKPGTLFIDCSTIDVADAKRAAELAVAAGHRALDAPVSGGVGGATAGTLTFMVGGVAEDFAAARPVLDVMGGKVVHCGGAGVGQAAKICNNMMLGISMIGLSEAIVLGEKLGLTHDKFYDVVSTASGQCWSLTSYCPVPGPVPASPANNDYQPGFATALMNKDLGLAANALRAGGVDGRFGLLAAEIYEQFNRSAGDKDFSAIVTDIRRRSGAEPGKDSGEEPRKDTV encoded by the coding sequence GTGAGTGTGACGACCAAGGTGGCCTTCCTCGGGCTCGGCCACATGGGCGGCCCGATGGCCGCCAATCTGGTGCGGGCCGGCTACGAGGTGCTGGCCTTCGACCCCGTCCCTGCCGCCCAGGAGCAGGCCCGGGCCGACGGCGCGACCGTGGTGGACACCGCGGCCGGGGCCACGGCCGAGGCCGAGGTCGTGATCACGATGCTGCCCAACGGGCGGATCGTGCTCGACGTCTACGCCGATGTGCTCGCCGCGGCGAAGCCCGGCACCCTGTTCATCGACTGCTCCACCATCGATGTCGCCGATGCCAAGCGGGCCGCGGAACTGGCTGTGGCAGCGGGACATCGGGCGCTGGACGCTCCGGTCTCCGGCGGTGTGGGCGGCGCGACCGCGGGCACGCTGACCTTCATGGTCGGCGGCGTGGCCGAGGATTTCGCCGCGGCGCGGCCGGTGCTGGACGTCATGGGCGGCAAGGTGGTGCACTGCGGCGGCGCGGGCGTGGGCCAGGCCGCCAAGATCTGCAACAACATGATGCTCGGCATTTCCATGATCGGGCTGTCCGAGGCGATCGTGCTGGGCGAGAAGCTGGGACTGACCCACGACAAGTTCTATGACGTGGTCTCCACCGCCTCGGGCCAGTGCTGGTCGCTGACCAGTTATTGCCCGGTGCCCGGCCCGGTGCCGGCGAGCCCCGCCAACAACGACTATCAGCCCGGATTCGCCACGGCGCTGATGAACAAGGACCTCGGTCTGGCCGCCAACGCGTTGCGCGCGGGCGGTGTCGATGGCCGCTTCGGCCTGCTCGCCGCCGAGATCTACGAGCAGTTCAACCGGTCGGCGGGGGACAAGGACTTCTCCGCTATCGTCACCGATATTCGTCGCCGTTCCGGCGCGGAGCCGGGTAAGGATTCCGGCGAGGAGCCGAGAAAGGACACAGTGTGA
- a CDS encoding MarR family winged helix-turn-helix transcriptional regulator — protein sequence MPEFLDLHSRTSKLLRALVERSVRPHGLYPGQDLVLGVLWDRDGRTPGEVAAALHVTTPTIVKMANRMTETGLLTRGRDTADNRLVRLWLTDRGRGLRATIEADRNALESLVTADLTEAERRDLLTALDKVHRRAARLLDQPPSP from the coding sequence ATGCCGGAGTTCCTCGATCTGCACAGCCGCACCTCGAAACTGCTCCGGGCACTGGTGGAACGCAGCGTGCGCCCGCACGGGCTGTATCCGGGCCAGGATCTGGTCCTCGGCGTGCTGTGGGACCGCGACGGCCGGACACCGGGCGAGGTAGCCGCCGCCCTGCACGTCACGACTCCCACGATCGTCAAAATGGCCAATCGGATGACCGAGACCGGACTACTGACGCGAGGTCGCGACACCGCCGACAACCGCCTGGTCCGGTTGTGGCTCACCGACAGGGGCCGGGGTCTACGCGCGACGATCGAGGCCGACCGCAACGCGCTGGAGAGCCTCGTCACCGCCGACCTCACCGAAGCCGAACGCCGAGATCTGCTCACCGCGCTCGACAAAGTCCACCGCCGCGCCGCCCGTCTGCTCGACCAACCACCGTCACCGTGA
- a CDS encoding CoA-acylating methylmalonate-semialdehyde dehydrogenase translates to MVRELTHFVAGKNVPGTSGKFADVYDPSTGRVQARVPLASVAEVEAVIANAAEAQRTWAAFNPQKRARVLMKFVALVQEEMDSLAALLSSEHGKTIPDAKGDIQRGLEVIEFAIGIPHLLKGEYTESAGAGIDVYSMRQPLGVVAGITPFNFPAMIPLWKAGPALACGNAFVLKPSERDPSVPLRLAELFLEAGLPAGVFNVVNGDKLAVDTLLGDDRIKAVGFVGSTPIAQYIYETATANGKRAQCFGGAKNHAIVMPDADLDDVADQLIGAGYGSAGERCMAISVAVPVGEPTADRLRAKLIERIGKLNVGRSDDPGADFGPLVGRDGVDRVNNYVQIGVDEGAELVVDGRGLRVPGAEDGFFVGATLFDRVTPDMRIYQEEIFGPVVAIVRAADYEEALRLPSEHEFGNGVAIFTRDGDTARDFAARVQVGMVGVNVPIPVPIAYHTFGGWKASGFGDLNQHGPDSIRFYTKTKTVTQRWPQGLRTAPSAEAAADHFVIPTMD, encoded by the coding sequence ATGGTTCGTGAACTGACCCACTTTGTCGCAGGCAAGAACGTGCCCGGCACCTCCGGCAAGTTCGCCGACGTCTACGACCCCAGCACCGGTCGGGTCCAGGCGCGGGTGCCGCTGGCGAGCGTCGCGGAGGTCGAGGCCGTGATCGCGAACGCCGCCGAGGCGCAGCGGACATGGGCCGCGTTCAACCCGCAGAAGCGGGCCCGGGTGCTGATGAAGTTCGTCGCGCTGGTGCAGGAGGAGATGGATTCGCTGGCCGCGCTGCTGTCCAGTGAGCACGGCAAGACCATCCCCGACGCCAAGGGCGATATTCAGCGCGGTCTCGAGGTGATCGAATTCGCGATCGGCATTCCGCATCTGCTCAAGGGGGAGTACACCGAGAGCGCGGGTGCCGGGATCGATGTGTACTCGATGCGGCAGCCGCTGGGTGTGGTCGCCGGGATCACGCCGTTCAACTTTCCGGCCATGATCCCGCTGTGGAAGGCCGGTCCGGCCCTGGCCTGTGGAAATGCCTTCGTGCTCAAGCCCTCCGAGCGCGACCCCTCGGTACCGCTGCGGCTGGCCGAGCTCTTCCTGGAGGCCGGACTGCCGGCCGGTGTGTTCAACGTGGTCAACGGCGACAAGCTGGCCGTCGACACGCTGCTGGGCGATGACCGGATCAAGGCCGTCGGCTTCGTCGGCTCCACCCCGATCGCGCAGTACATCTACGAGACCGCCACCGCGAACGGCAAGCGCGCGCAGTGCTTCGGCGGCGCCAAGAACCACGCGATCGTGATGCCGGACGCCGATCTCGACGATGTGGCCGATCAGCTGATCGGCGCGGGATACGGTTCGGCGGGCGAACGCTGCATGGCGATCTCGGTCGCGGTGCCGGTGGGTGAGCCGACCGCGGATCGGTTGCGCGCCAAGCTGATCGAGCGCATCGGCAAACTCAATGTCGGCCGCTCCGACGATCCGGGCGCGGATTTCGGCCCGCTGGTCGGGCGCGACGGGGTGGACCGGGTGAACAACTACGTGCAGATCGGTGTGGACGAGGGCGCGGAGCTCGTCGTCGACGGCCGCGGACTTCGGGTCCCCGGCGCCGAGGACGGATTCTTCGTCGGCGCGACCCTCTTCGACCGGGTGACTCCCGATATGCGGATCTACCAGGAGGAGATCTTCGGCCCGGTGGTCGCGATCGTGCGCGCCGCCGACTACGAGGAGGCGCTGCGGCTGCCGAGCGAGCACGAATTCGGTAACGGCGTAGCCATTTTCACCCGTGACGGTGATACCGCCCGGGATTTCGCCGCGCGGGTCCAGGTCGGCATGGTCGGTGTCAACGTGCCCATTCCGGTGCCGATCGCCTATCACACCTTCGGTGGCTGGAAGGCCTCCGGATTCGGCGACCTGAACCAGCACGGTCCCGATTCGATTCGCTTCTACACCAAGACCAAGACGGTGACCCAGCGCTGGCCGCAGGGACTGCGGACCGCTCCGTCCGCTGAGGCCGCCGCCGACCACTTCGTCATTCCGACGATGGACTGA